The following coding sequences are from one Salvia hispanica cultivar TCC Black 2014 chromosome 3, UniMelb_Shisp_WGS_1.0, whole genome shotgun sequence window:
- the LOC125211763 gene encoding pentatricopeptide repeat-containing protein At2g03880, mitochondrial-like has product MGCDFGFTQMRSPPQTAIRGVLSTLYGVPARCSTFCLSKNHLPKLLGSCSSISTSAARIGERVDWRRKPEKIRSLYVVKASNGENRIKWYSEKLRDCATGMCFREGRAIHGCIVRRGTEPDVHLWVSLINFYAKCRALECSWRVFKKMPVKDVVSWTALISGYVARGNGIKSVELFCEMRRDDVRPNEFTLATVLKGCSLSLDLDFGKQVHAEVVKVGLLSDVYIGSSLIDLYSKCGELEYADGVFCMMPEKNDFLWSALLNGYAQVGNGEAVLRLFLKMDEAELRFSNFTLSIVLKGIASSGALRAGQAIHSMAIKVGGELDDFVTCSLVNMYSKCGVADDALKVFGKISNPDIVAWSSIISVLDNQGLKEEAAKLFQQMTESGMRPNQFTLSSIASAAANIGDLRYGRSIHGCAYKVGLESDDLLSNALISMYTKLGSVSDGYCIFNRMTNRDVITWNALLSGFHDDETSHEGSKIFRQMLVDGFRPNMYTYISTLRSSSSLSNVEVGRQIHAHIIKDKFDRDGYVGTALIDMYAKCGWMQDVEAIFNTLNERDVFTWTVMISGFSQTNQGEKAARCFNEMRREGVAPNEFTVASCLRGCSGIASLESGRQLHSLAVKAGLSSDIFVSSALVDMYGKCGYINDAEILFDGMELRDTVMWNTMICGYAQHGEGDKALEAFNRMMNDRLLPDEITFLGILCACSHMGLVEQGKKYFHSMRESYGISPSIEHYACLIDMLGRAGKFSEVERLIKDMELTPNALIWENVLGACRIHGNVELGEKAAEKLFEMDPETDSNYVLLANLYAAKGRWDDASRVRASMSSKGVKKEPGCSWVEVDAQVHVFLSQDASHPRLSDIHQKLEELGDAVTEAGYAPDAKHALHNVSGKERVDNLLHHSERLALGLALINKGSAAGKIRIFKNLRICGDCHEFIKFVSGTMDLEIVVRDRNRFHHFHGGVCSCKDYW; this is encoded by the coding sequence ATGGGATGCGATTTTGGCTTTACACAAATGCGGAGTCCACCACAAACCGCAATCAGAGGCGTTCTCTCAACTCTGTACGGAGTTCCCGCCAGGTGTTCGACGTTTTGCCTGAGTAAAAACCATCTCCCGAAATTGCTCGGCTCTTGTTCGTCAATTTCGACTTCTGCTGCGAGAATTGGGGAAAGGGTGGATTGGAGAAGAAAACCGGAAAAGATACGATCTTTGTATGTGGTAAAAGCGTCGAACGGGGAAAACAGGATTAAATGGTATTCGGAAAAGCTGAGGGATTGTGCGACTGGAATGTGTTTTAGAGAAGGGAGGGCGATTCATGGCTGTATTGTTCGAAGAGGGACTGAGCCTGATGTGCATCTCTGGGTTTCTTTGATTAACTTCTATGCAAAATGTCGGGCGTTGGAGTGTTCGTGGCGTGTGTTTAAGAAAATGCCGGTTAAAGACGTGGTGTCGTGGACTGCTCTGATATCGGGTTATGTAGCTCGAGGGAATGGGATAAAGAGCGTCGAGTTGTTCTGTGAAATGAGGAGGGATGATGTGAGGCCGAACGAGTTCACTTTGGCCACTGTCCTGAAGGGCTGCTCGCTGTCgttggatttggattttgggAAGCAAGTGCACGCGGAGGTGGTTAAGGTTGGCCTTCTGTCGGATGTTTACATTGGCTCCTCTTTGATTGACCTGTATTCGAAATGTGGGGAGCTGGAGTATGCGGATGGTGTTTTCTGTATGATGCCGGAGAAAAATGATTTCTTGTGGAGTGCTTTGCTTAATGGTTATGCACAGGTGGGAAATGGAGAGGCGGTCTTAAGATTGTTTTTGAAAATGGATGAGGCAGAATTGAGGTTTAGTAACTTCACGTTATCGATTGTTTTGAAAGGGATAGCTAGCTCCGGTGCTCTTAGAGCCGGTCAAGCGATCCATTCAATGGCGATCAAGGTTGGTGGTGAGCTTGATGATTTTGTTACATGTAGTCTAGTTAATATGTACTCGAAATGTGGAGTGGCTGATGACGCCTTAAAAGTGTTTGGGAAGATAAGCAATCCTGATATAGTTGCGTGGAGCTCGATTATCAGTGTGCTTGATAATCAAGGTCTGAAGGAAGAAGCAGCCAAGTTGTTTCAACAGATGACGGAATCTGGGATGAGGCCTAATCAATTCACCCTCTCAAGTATTGCTAGTGCTGCTGCAAATATAGGTGACCTGCGCTATGGTCGAAGCATTCATGGCTGTGCTTACAAAGTTGGGCTTGAATCTGATGATTTGTTGAGTAATGCGTTGATTTCCATGTACACGAAGCTTGGGTCAGTGTCAGACGGGTACTGTATCTTCAATAGAATGACTAATCGAGATGTCATTACTTGGAACGCCCTTTTGTCTGGATTCCATGATGATGAAACTTCTCATGAAGGAAGCAAGATTTTCAGACAGATGCTTGTTGATGGTTTTAGGCCCAATATGTATACTTATATTAGCACTTTAAGGTCATCTTCAAGCCTTTCGAATGTTGAAGTTGGGAGACAAATTCATGCCCACATAATAAAAGACAAATTCGACAGAGATGGTTATGTTGGGACTGCTCTGATCGACATGTATGCCAAGTGTGGGTGGATGCAGGATGTGGAAGCCATATTTAACACGTTGAATGAAAGAGATGTATTCACTTGGACAGTTATGATCTCAGGTTTCTCACAGACGAATCAAGGAGAAAAGGCAGCTCGTTGTTTCAATGAGATGAGGAGAGAAGGTGTTGCTCCTAACGAGTTCACCGTTGCTAGCTGTTTGAGGGGTTGCTCCGGGATTGCCAGCCTTGAGAGTGGACGACAGTTGCACTCATTGGCGGTTAAAGCAGGGCTGTCTTCCGACATCTTCGTATCTAGCGCACTGGTTGACATGTACGGGAAATGTGGATACATCAATGATGCTGAAATCCTGTTTGATGGGATGGAACTGCGCGATACTGTAATGTGGAACACAATGATATGCGGATATGCTCAGCACGGAGAGGGCGATAAGGCGCTTGAAGCATTTAATAGAATGATGAACGACAGACTGCTCCCTGATGAAATCACATTTCTAGGTATCCTTTGTGCCTGCAGCCACATGGGATTAGTTGaacaaggaaaaaaatattttcactcAATGAGGGAATCCTACGGCATCTCTCCCAGTATCGAGCACTATGCTTGCTTGATCGATATGCTTGGCCGAGCAGGCAAATTCAGTGAGGTTGAACGCCTTATCAAAGACATGGAGCTAACTCCAAATGCATTGATATGGGAGAATGTACTCGGTGCTTGCAGAATCCATGGAAATGTGGAATTGGGTGAAAAAGCTGCTGAGAAACTTTTCGAAATGGATCCTGAAACAGATTCAAACTACGTTTTGCTAGCTAATCTCTACGCTGCAAAAGGGAGGTGGGACGATGCCTCTAGGGTACGAGCATCCATGTCTAGTAAAGGCGTGAAGAAGGAACCTGGTTGCAGCTGGGTCGAGGTTGATGCTCAAGTTCATGTCTTCCTATCTCAGGATGCATCCCATCCGAGGCTGTCGGATATCCATCAGAAGTTGGAGGAGTTGGGAGACGCGGTGACTGAAGCAGGGTATGCACCGGATGCAAAGCACGCGCTTCACAATGTTTCGGGCAAGGAAAGGGTGGATAATCTTTTGCATCACAGTGAGAGGTTGGCTTTGGGGTTGGCTCTCATAAACAAGGGCAGTGCTGCTGGGAAGATCAGGATTTTCAAGAACCTTCGTATCTGTGGAGACTGTCATGAGTTCATCAAGTTTGTGTCGGGCACCATGGACCTAGAGATAGTAGTTCGTGATAGAAACCGCTTCCACCACTTCCACGGCGGTGTGTGCTCGTGTAAAGATTACTGGTGA